The following coding sequences lie in one Catharus ustulatus isolate bCatUst1 chromosome 5, bCatUst1.pri.v2, whole genome shotgun sequence genomic window:
- the DCTN6 gene encoding dynactin subunit 6 translates to MAEKAQKSVKIAPGAVVCVESEIRGDVTIGPRTVIHPKARIIAEAGPIVIGEGNLIEEQALIINGYPENITPESEDVEPKPMVIGTNNVFEVGCYSQAMKVGDNNVIESKAFVGRNVILTSGCIIGACCNVNTYEVIPENTVIYGADCLRRVQTERPQPQTLQLDFLMKILPNYHHLKKTMKASSTPVKS, encoded by the exons ATGGCGGAGAAGGCGCAGAAGAG CGTGAAGATCGCGCCGGGAGCCGTGGTGTGCGTGGAGAGCGAGATCCGCGGGGACGTGACCATCG GGCCCAGGACCGTGATCCATCCCAAGGCCCGCATCATCGCCGAGGCGGGGCCCATCGTCATCGGAGAAGGGAACCTGATCGAGGAGCAGGCACTCATCATCAACGG ATACCCAGAAAATATCACCCCAGAGAGTGAGGATGTGGAGCCCAAGCCCATGGTCATTGGCACCAACAATGTTTTTGAGGTCGGGTGCT ATTCCCAAGCGATGAAGGTGGGAGACAACAACGTCATTGAATCCAAAG cGTTTGTTGGCAGGAACGTGATCCTGACGAGCGGCTGCATCATCGGGGCCTGCTGCAACGTGAACACGTACGAGGTGATCCCGGAGAACACCGTCATCTACGGGGCCGACTGCCTGCGGCGCGTGCAGACCGAGCGCCCTCAG CCCCAGACGCTGCAGCTGGATTTCCTGATGAAGATCCTGCCCAACTACCACCACCTGAAGAAGACCATGAAGGCCTCGTCCACCCCTGTCAAGAGCTGA
- the GC gene encoding vitamin D-binding protein, translating to MRAALALLLLLLAAADAMHRGKAYLREKVCKEYRILGKENFRTLTIIASSRKYSNGTFEEIGHLVRELVSLAEKCCADGAEPSCYDDGSTALAIKSCRADSPFPAHPGTAECCTHQGLERKLCLAALRHPPQALPRYLQPSDKELCQAFRQDPQEFADRFLYEYSSSYSQAPLPVLMDSTRTFLSMVSTCCISSAPSHCFLREKLERKTISLLTLTSNRICSHFSAYGKDKVTFSYLTSLVQKIPSASFEDLLPLAEDAAELSSQCCDSMAEDCMQKKLLEHTTKVCTALSGRDQRFADCCKGKNLMENHFCILAMLPAPAPQLPEPYEPTNKELCGKEGARHATRFLFELARRRPGIPDAVLAKLYDSSEKLRAGCCSTKDPSACLDSKRKRIEAELFPFLEKAHQLCGQYHQLPFLEFKKRLRESLAQAEPEAGPAQLEQLLEQRVSFASTCCLPGASPLLCAAKVSSELGEVCSKESCLLG from the exons ATGAGGGCagctctggccctgctgctgctgctcctggccgCTGCAGACGCGATGCACCGAG GGAAAGCTTATCTCCGGGAGAAAGTCTGCAAGGAGTACAGGATTCTGGGAAAGGAGAACTTCCGAACCCT GACCATCATTGCCAGCAGCCGGAAATATTCCAATGGCACCTTTGAGGAGATCGGCCACCTCGTCCGGGAACTCGTCTCCCTGGCCGAGAAGTGCTGCGCCGATGGGGCTGAGCCCTCCTGCTACGATGATGGG tcCACGGCGCTGGCGATCAAGTCGTGCAGAGCAGACTCGCCCTTCCCGGCGCATCCCGGCACGGCCGAGTGCTGCACCCACCAGGGCCTGGAGCGAAAGCTGTGCCTGGCCGCGCTCCGGCACCCGCCCCAGGCGCTGCCCCGCTACCTCCAGCCCTCCGACAAGGAGCTCTGCCAGGCCTTCCGGCAGGACCCCCAGGAATTCGCTGATAg GTTTCTTTATGAGTACTCCAGCAGCTACAGCCAGGCTCCCCTGCCAGTGCTCATGGACTCCACCAGGACCTTCCTCTCCATGGTCTCCACCTGCTGCATCTCCTCTGCACCCTCTCACTGCTTCCTGAGGGAG AAACTGGAGAGGAAAACCATTTCCCTACTCACCCTGACGTCAAACCGCATTTGCTCCCACTTCTCGGCGTATGGGAAGGACAAAGTCACCTTCAG ctACCTGACCTCGCTGGTGCAGAAGATTCCCAGCGCTTCCTTCGAGGACCTTCTCCCCCTGGCCGAAGACGCTGCCGAGTTGTCTTCCCAGTGCTGCGACTCGATGGCCGAGGACTGCATGCAGAAGAAG ctgctggagcacacGACCAAAGTCTGCACGGCGCTGTCGGGCCGGGACCAGCGCTTCGCCGACTGCTGCAAGGGGAAAAACCTGATGGAAAACCACTTCTGCATCCTGGCCATGCTCCCAGCGCCGGCTCCGCAGCTGCCAGAGCCGTATGAGCCGACCAACAAGGAGCTGTGCGGCAAGGAGGGGGCTCGCCACGCCACCAG GTTCCTGTTCGAGCTGGCCCGGAGGCGCCCCGGCATCCCCGATGCCGTCCTGGCCAAGCTCTACGACTCCTCCGAGAAACTCCGGGCGGGATGCTGCTCCACCAAGGACCCCTCCGCCTGCTTGGACAGCAAg CGCAAGCGGATagaggcagagctgttcccCTTCCTGGAAAAAGCGCACCAGCTCTGCGGGCAGTACCACCAGCTGCCTTTCCTCGAGTTCAAGAAGCG GCTGCGGGAATCCCTGGCACAGGCGGAGCCCGAGGCCGGCCCGGcgcagctggagcagctcctggagcagcgaGTGTCCTTCGCCTCCACCTGCTGCCTGCCGGGCGCTTCCCCGCTCCTCTGCGCTGCCAAG GTGAGCTCGGAGCTGGGGGAAGTGTGCAGTAAGGAGTCCTGCCTGCTGGGATAG
- the RBPMS gene encoding RNA-binding protein with multiple splicing gives MTSVPADREGGPADTSLPEEEVRTLFVSGLPLDIKPRELYLLFRPFKGYEGSLIKLTSKQPVGFVSFDSRSEAEAAKNALNGIRFDPEIPQTLRLEFAKANTKMAKNKLVGTPNPSTPLPTAVPQFIAREPYELTVPALYPSSPEVWGPYPLYPAELAPALPPPAFTYPASLHAQMRWLPPSEAGSQGWKSRQFC, from the exons ATGACCAGCGTCCCCGCCGACAGGGAGGGCGGCCCCGCCGACACCAGCCTGCCCGAGGAGGAG GTGAGGACACTCTTTGTCAGTGGGCTGCCTCTGGACATCAAGCCCCGGGAACTTTACCTGCTCTTCAGACCCTTTAAG GGGTACGAAGGGTCTCTCATTAAACTCACCTCCAAGCAG CCCGTGGGCTTTGTCAGCTTCGACAGCCGCTCCGAGGCAGAGGCAGCGAAGAACGCGCTGAAC GGCATCCGCTTCGACCCCGAGATCCCCCAGACGCTGCGGCTGGAGTTTGCCAAGGCCAACACCAAGATGGCCAAGAACAAGCTGGTGGGCACCCCGAATCCCAGCACCCCTCTCCCCACCGCCGTACCTCAGTTCATCGCCCGGGAGCCCT ATGAGCTCACAGTGCCTGCACTTTACCCCAGTAGCCCTGAAGTGTGGGGGCCGTACCCTCTGTACCCAGCGGAATTAGCACCTGCTCTACCTCCTCCTGCTTTCACCTATCCCGCTTCGCTGCACGCCCAG AtgcgctggctccctccctccgaGGCTGGTTCTCAGGGCTGGAAGTCCCGTCAGTTCTGCTGA